One Anastrepha obliqua isolate idAnaObli1 chromosome 6, idAnaObli1_1.0, whole genome shotgun sequence DNA window includes the following coding sequences:
- the LOC129249812 gene encoding calcium-dependent secretion activator-like produces the protein MIDPSSSEEEGDDEPVIVALPKGRPVMITSSTSTSKSNLATTNADSNVSSFKLNGEHFQTSSHKSIGASANGFESGSASVAISGNGKLEHSTHTIVGSDASGNLEVPSSAIPRSTPHNNSFQL, from the coding sequence ATGATCGATCCAAGTTCAAGTGAAGAGGAAGGCGATGATGAGCCCGTGATCGTAGCGCTCCCGAAAGGCCGTCCTGTTATGATAACATCTTCTACTTCAACTTCCAAATCAAATCTTGCAACGACAAATGCAGACTCGAACGTCTCTAGCTTTAAACTCAATGGGGAGCACTTTCAAACATCTTCACATAAGTCAATTGGGGCGTCTGCTAATGGCTTTGAAAGTGGCAGTGCCAGTGTAGCGATTAGCGGAAACGGCAAGTTAGAGCACAGTACCCACACGATAGTTGGTAGTGACGCATCCGGAAATTTAGAAGTACCAAGCAGTGCCATACCAAG